The Diabrotica undecimpunctata isolate CICGRU chromosome 3, icDiaUnde3, whole genome shotgun sequence genome includes the window catttctgtTAGTTGTTTTTGCATCCATTCGTGACCAGCCATTCGCTTGATTTCATCAGTCCATCTCGTTTGAGGTCTGCCTCTACTTCTCTTGTTTGCTCTCGGTCTTCCATTCAGTAATTCGCTTCGTCCATTCTTCCTTTATGTCCTGtccagttccattttaacatgGCAATTTTTTGGATTACATCTGTAACTTTTGCTTGTCTTTGTCTTGACTCAAAATTAAGCTGGACAAGCCACATTCACTCGCTAAGACTACCGTACCAAGCTGGACTAAACATCATAAAATCTGTATTACATAAAAATTGGGGAGCCGATTTTCCAACttcaataaatttatatagaactttaaatatatcaaaattgGACTACGGATATGTTGTATACAACTCAGCAAACCAAACATTGCTCAAAACTTTGGATATTCTtcagagttcagccgttagacttgcttttggagcatattgcaccagtccCGTGGATagtctactctgtgaagctgAAGAGTCACCtttaaacctaagaagaaaatacttaactgTATTGTATGTCTCGTGTATAAAATCTAACCCTAAAAATCCAGCTCTCCATCATGCTCTGGCTAATAGATTccattttaatattgaactacctccTATATCCTacctaaaataaatttatgttttccttgggttATTTCCTCTCCGCCTggttatgacctggaaaccagttttatgaaACAGAAACCTGTAGATACATATTCGCAATAAGGTCCTTAAATGTTATATGTAGTCTATCCTAttatatggttgtgagacataGAGATTAAAAACCATaatgcttaacaaattagaagcattcgaattgtggtgttATCGGCCTATCCTAAAAATATTATGAGTTttgcacacttccaatgaagatatTCTTAAAATGATGAATTCAGAACGCTTGCTCACAAACATCATAAAGatgagaaaaacagaatacttcgtccatataattagaggacccaaATACCATTtccttcgccttataatacaaggaaaagtggaaggaaagagatggattgatcgaaagaaactttcattgctgcgtaatattagacaatgctGTGGTACCACagcagaagaattatttcgcgcagcagccgatagagaacggtttcaggaaattgtaaacatgatgatggcCAGCGCCTGAATACGGACACGACACCTAAAGACGAAGATAAAATGAATGTTCAAAGTGGATATATTTTTGAAACAATTCGAATAACTCtcgaatataattattttaaaatttatgaaatGATGATCACTATGTTGATaacgaacaaaaaaaaacaaaaaaactgttGACTAATGAAAATATATGACAATGACATTCAAGAAAATCTTGTCACAAGCAAATGCTTTTGTAAAAACCTTTATCAAACCAATCAGAAATTATTCTTCAACACTATGTTTAGACAAGAAAGGAAAGGAGAATACAACAGTAGTTTCGGAAAGAGATCAGTTAATAATTTTTGGAAAATATGTAGCAGAGTGCATTCCAAAGTATGTGCAAAAAGTTCAAATAACTTCCACAGGTAATAGACTTATTAAAGGTTTAATTGCCAATTTTACTTTATTAAGACCGTTTTTAATAGCACCTATATGAAATTAATTTTGGCGCCATCATTCTCCTCATCATTCTCTTTAACTTTATACCTATGGGTGATCGGCTTTCATAATAACATTTCTCCATAATTTTTTAACTTAAGTAGTATCAATATCAATCCTTTTTCCAAACATGTCTTGCCTAAGCGTCTCACGCCAGGTCTTCTTTGGTTTTCTCTTCTAGATACTCCTTTCATTAAGTTACAATTCAGCAATTCTTGGTATTGGGTGATTTTCAATTCAATATTGCATATCCTCTAATTATCTTACCATATTACAATTCCTATACTTCCCTAATATTAGTTTTATCTAGTTCTTAATTTTATCCCattcttaatttaataatttttggcaCTTCATTCATCTGTTTAAGCATTCTTATTTTCGTCACATGAATTTATTTGTTTGTCCTAATTTTTAACTGCACAACGTTCACTTCCGTACAAAATAGCTGGTCTTATagagttttataaaattttcctttCAGGTTCATTGGAATATTTCTGTCATACtatagcatttttaaattccgttCTGTATAAAGTTTAGTAAAACGTCAAGTCACACGTCCTACGAGTGTTTTGTTTATACAGTCTTAATTTCACCGAATAACGCTTTTTCTGTAATAACTGCGTCCTAACAGCGTCGATTGGAATAAACAATTTCGAATCATTTGCATTGGAAACTGTCGCTAAGGGAGTTAAATAGATTTAGGCATTTGCCAGATGCCACCTACCAGATTTCTCTAAGCGCGACCAATCGCTCGCTATGTAAAAATCATGGGAGCAGGGGAGCGGCTTGAGATCCAAGGTTGTGTGAATTAGATCTTATGACCCCTTTAAGATCTCATCCaggaataaaatttaaaaaatgaggattatcactgcgccgagctttcgacagcCTCTCTGaggtcttcttcagggcttccgggTTCTCAGTCTCCTGAGCTCCCAGACACTACACTGTTCACTAATCACTGCATTACTTACTACAGTACTACTAAACAAGACACTTTATCTGACAGATGCTATTTTTTAACAGATCTAGACACGAGAGTTATGGCGAGTATTTCAATAACAATTATATTAATGCCAAcgctattttgtttattttccatAGTCCTCTTTCACAATTAGAAATTAATTTGTTAGTCAATGGAAACATGAATTATACAAACCGATTTTTCTCTAAATTGGTGTATCATGGACTTCAGATAAGAAcatcatttttttataaaaaaatctaaatttgttaAATGTTATGTCAAAATGATGAAATTTTGAaagacagaaaaataatgaataaaatgttCAATATCCCTACTAAACCAGCCGCTTATGACTACAATTTAAAAAACGTGTTCACACCAAACGATTGGTACATTCCACAAAATAAACATGCATAATGTTATCACTTTAATGACAACTGTTTTGAAGGTATTTTAATTAAACCGATGTTAGCGCGCCATCTTTAAAGAGCTCTAattcccttaggaagcatttttcgataaGGTGATTCACGTAAAATCGACATAAAGCTAGTTCCagattttgtaattttgttttgtgaAAAGCGTTTATGGAAACTTTGTATAATATTttcaagaataattttttttaaatacaattgcATGATTACTAAAGTAAGCATTTTATAATTATTACTTTTTACTAGTTTAACCGTTTTGTAGACGAATTGGAGATTTTAGTCGAACCAGATGGTTTGTTATGCGTTTCACAGTTTCTCAAAGACCACCACAACTGCCAGTACGAAGGACTAATGGACGTTACTGCAATTGACGTACCAAGTAGAGAGTACCGCTTTGAAGTGATCTACAATTTTCTATCATATCGCTATAATGCCAGATGCAGAGTCAAAACTTACACAGATGAGTTAACTCCTCTGGAATCTCTGACAGGTAATGTTTAGGGTAATCTACtgttgaattaaataaaaattcacTCATGAACAAACAATTTCGAATTGCTTAATTTTCGCCTGATTCGCGTGTCTCACAATTTCTGCATTCCTATTTATTTCCTACATCCTATTTCTCTGTGTTGCTTTCGTTCATCATTCGAATTTCTAATTTCTCTCATCCTTCTCTATTCCTTGCTATATTAATTAATACACATCGTTTAATACCTTTAAATCTGTTACAATAGCTTTTTTTAACTTGTCCTGTATTCTAAGAATGTTACTCGCATGTCGTATAGATTTTTTTCTTTGGATTTCATTCAATTTTCTCATTTGAGATTTAGATGTTATTTGACCTTGCATGGCGAGCTACCCCAAATTGTTGTTCTAACTTTTAAGGATGATCAATagtaatgtaaatttaaaatcgccaTTGAATCCCACTGTTGCATTAGCCGCCATCTTGAATTTAAAAGAGAACAGAAGGGActcgtttattattatttctatgatattaatgtacttaaacaaaaatggaaaaaataaattatattttctacaagtttaatcttttatttttttgccaAAGTCAATATTATTAAGGTCGTAGGCACAGACCACTGTAGGTTCGTTTGTTTTATGGCTTGCTGCAGATGACGTCAGCGTCTATGGTTCGTTATTCGCTTGTGTCTCGTTAAGCTTTTCATAGGCGTAAGACTTTAAAGTTGATTGTGgcacaaaaattaaagaaaatagaattatttaaaatacaatttcctTCATTTTTGGTTATGTGCATTTATGTCGTAAAGTGAATAAACgagataattaattaattatataaagTCACTATTTTCTCCCTTAACTCGAAAAATATCGACCGCACGAAAAAATTTGCAAAGACGAAATTGTGCGAAATCGCAATTGCAACAATTTAAGTCGTTACCattttgtcgaaaagttgaaaatgggcgaaatattaaataaaaaaattactataAAACCAATCCCCGCAAGGTCTTACGCTAGTGCCTTTATCGCATACGCACCACCTCtaatattgattttagcaaaaacATGAAGTATATCAAAATTGTATAACATATAATactctccatttttgtttaggTATATtgatgtaaagttaataataaacgagataatccAATGATACTTAGTCACCAGTTTCCCCCTTAACTCGAAAAATATCGACCTCATGAAAAAATTTGCAaagaaaaaattgtagaaaatcgCAATTGCAATACTTCAAGTCTTTACCGTTTTGTCGAAAAGTTTCAAATGGCCGAGATAGATGGCGGCTAACGCATCGGTAGGATTCAGTCgcaattttaaatttacactaccaTTGTTCTCCTTAAAGGTTAAATGaataaaatttggggtagctTGCCATGCGTCTAATCGGACTGGACTATCTTTCGCCTTAACTAAAATTTCCTATTTGTGATTCTTTCTCGTTtagttttttacaaaattttgcgTTAGAGTCACCTATAATTCTTGCATTTTCACGTAATTATACTAGTAGGAATCATGAAAGTCATGGAAAGGAAAGCGTGTAACAAATCTTAAATTTCCTTCAAACGCTTAAGTTCccacatattttttaattatgtatgtattgtatgtattgtaatatatttttttactgaTTGTAGGCATTTATAAAGGAGCCAACTGGCCGGAAAGAGAGGTTTACGATATGTTCGGTGTCCTCTTCGCCAACCATCCAGATTTAAGAAGAATCCTGACCGACTACGGCTTCCAGGGAAATCCTTTTCGAAAAGATTTTCCTCTGAGTGGTTATGTGGAGCTCAGATATGACGAAGAGAAAAAAAGAGTAGTCTGTGAGCCCTTGGAGTTAACACAAGAGTTTCGCCATTTCGATCTTCATTTCCCTTGGGAGACTTTCTACAAGTATCGGACGAAgcaagaaaaaaataaggaattGGACATAACAAAAGAGAAAAACGTAaataaagaagataaaaaataagaaatgtTATAAGTTTggatttatataaaaaagttataattatACGTTTTCCATTACATAAGTTTTAAAATTACTGCCTATAAAAAAAGGAACAAATAGTACAGAATATAACGGTAA containing:
- the LOC140435987 gene encoding NADH dehydrogenase [ubiquinone] iron-sulfur protein 3, mitochondrial-like; the encoded protein is MTMTFKKILSQANAFVKTFIKPIRNYSSTLCLDKKGKENTTVVSERDQLIIFGKYVAECIPKYVQKVQITSTDELEILVEPDGLLCVSQFLKDHHNCQYEGLMDVTAIDVPSREYRFEVIYNFLSYRYNARCRVKTYTDELTPLESLTGIYKGANWPEREVYDMFGVLFANHPDLRRILTDYGFQGNPFRKDFPLSGYVELRYDEEKKRVVCEPLELTQEFRHFDLHFPWETFYKYRTKQEKNKELDITKEKNVNKEDKK